A portion of the Armatimonadota bacterium genome contains these proteins:
- a CDS encoding ABC transporter ATP-binding protein, whose product PPPCRGGEQQMLAIGRALMARPRLLLLDEPSLGLAPMLVRELFRVIRRLREDGYTVLLVEQNAHQALRVADVAYVMETGRIVLQGTGAELLGHPEVRAAYLGGVS is encoded by the coding sequence GGCCGCCACCCTGTCGGGGGGGCGAGCAGCAGATGCTGGCCATCGGCCGGGCGCTGATGGCCCGCCCGCGGCTGCTGCTGCTGGACGAGCCGTCCCTGGGGCTGGCCCCCATGCTGGTGCGGGAGCTGTTCCGCGTGATCCGGCGGCTCCGGGAGGACGGGTACACCGTGCTCCTGGTGGAGCAGAACGCCCACCAAGCCCTTCGGGTGGCGGACGTGGCGTACGTGATGGAGACCGGCCGGATTGTCCTGCAGGGGACGGGTGCGGAGCTCCTGGGCCATCCGGAGGTTCGAGCCGCCTATCTAGGGGGTGTATCCTAG
- a CDS encoding hotdog fold thioesterase, whose product MVPRDLVDAFRTDPFGRLLGVEVEEVRPGYARVALELRPEHRNFHGVVHGGVIFSLADCAFAAASNAHNEQAVAISATIHFLRAPTPGRLQAECVEEHRSRSLGSYRITVRDPQGDLVASMQAPVYRRQVPVVPR is encoded by the coding sequence ATGGTTCCACGGGACCTGGTGGATGCTTTCCGAACTGACCCCTTCGGTCGGCTGCTGGGTGTGGAGGTGGAGGAGGTCCGGCCCGGGTATGCCCGGGTGGCCTTAGAGCTTCGTCCCGAGCACCGGAACTTCCACGGCGTGGTGCACGGAGGGGTAATCTTCTCCCTGGCGGACTGCGCGTTCGCCGCTGCCAGCAACGCCCACAACGAACAGGCGGTGGCCATCTCCGCCACCATCCACTTCCTCCGCGCCCCCACTCCCGGCCGCCTACAAGCCGAGTGCGTGGAGGAGCACCGCAGCCGGAGTCTCGGCTCCTACCGAATCACGGTACGGGATCCCCAGGGAGATCTTGTGGCCAGCATGCAGGCCCCGGTGTACCGGCGGCAGGTCCCCGTGGTCCCGCGGTAA
- a CDS encoding MFS transporter: protein MAIPPSAPPRGVPHLVRRHMRLLFWAQALSVATFQLMPALGGVMLLHLTGAVAATGLALSLSGFGQILTAYPAGRWMDRVGRGPVFAVSGALSAFAAALVGWTFQARHLWGFASAAFLFGALSAPLRQLSVAAADLHPPEDRGKAVGYLLMGSVVGALISPLLSSSILWVWRNEVSAIAWTWFGAAGLQLGILPLMRLLRPDPKEVARSYLERPEEALASPGASPNAWSLAAAITTYAASWGIMTLSMAIAPVSMRTHGHGVSEIVWAITLHSIGMFAFGRPLGAVADRLGRPPVMVGALLTIALATFGSVAASEYWTATFFLFLVGVGWSAGVVASTALLSDLSTAEERGRRFGTAELVARAGVVGFPMLGAALLGQSGLGPVGAVLALSAGIPLGCIAAAVRALPLPPVRVPPRGTMDAGD, encoded by the coding sequence GTGGCCATTCCCCCATCTGCACCCCCCAGGGGCGTGCCGCACCTTGTACGGCGGCACATGCGCCTCCTCTTCTGGGCTCAAGCGCTCTCGGTGGCCACCTTCCAGCTCATGCCCGCCTTGGGCGGCGTGATGCTCCTTCACCTTACAGGTGCGGTAGCCGCCACGGGGCTTGCCCTGAGCCTCAGCGGGTTTGGGCAGATCCTCACCGCCTACCCCGCGGGCCGGTGGATGGACCGGGTGGGGCGGGGACCGGTCTTCGCCGTAAGCGGAGCCCTCTCCGCCTTTGCCGCGGCCCTGGTGGGGTGGACCTTCCAGGCGCGCCACCTCTGGGGGTTCGCCAGCGCGGCGTTTCTGTTCGGAGCCCTCTCCGCGCCCCTGCGGCAGCTCTCCGTCGCCGCCGCGGACCTCCACCCACCGGAGGACCGGGGCAAGGCCGTGGGCTACCTGCTCATGGGGAGCGTGGTGGGCGCCCTGATCTCCCCCCTGCTCAGTTCCTCCATCCTTTGGGTTTGGCGGAACGAGGTCTCCGCCATCGCGTGGACGTGGTTCGGCGCCGCGGGGCTGCAGTTGGGAATTCTGCCTCTCATGCGCCTGCTCCGGCCGGACCCCAAGGAGGTGGCCCGATCGTACCTGGAACGTCCGGAGGAGGCCCTGGCTTCTCCAGGAGCATCCCCCAACGCCTGGAGCCTTGCGGCTGCCATCACCACCTACGCCGCGAGTTGGGGCATCATGACCCTCTCCATGGCCATCGCCCCCGTGTCCATGCGTACCCATGGACACGGGGTTTCCGAGATCGTGTGGGCCATCACCCTCCACAGCATCGGAATGTTCGCCTTCGGTCGCCCCCTCGGGGCGGTCGCGGACCGGCTGGGCCGGCCGCCCGTGATGGTGGGCGCTCTTCTGACCATCGCGCTGGCCACCTTCGGCTCCGTGGCCGCCTCGGAGTACTGGACGGCCACCTTCTTCCTGTTCCTGGTGGGCGTGGGGTGGTCCGCGGGAGTGGTGGCCTCCACCGCCCTCCTCTCAGACCTCTCCACGGCGGAGGAGCGGGGAAGGCGGTTCGGAACGGCGGAGCTGGTGGCGCGGGCAGGAGTGGTAGGGTTTCCCATGCTCGGTGCCGCGCTCCTAGGACAGTCCGGGCTCGGCCCCGTGGGAGCGGTCCTGGCGCTGAGCGCAGGCATCCCGCTGGGGTGCATCGCCGCCGCCGTCCGGGCCCTCCCCCTGCCCCCAGTCAGGGTCCCTCCCCGCGGCACCATGGATGCAGGGGATTGA
- a CDS encoding peroxiredoxin — translation MAEVRVGDPAPDVTLVSWDRQAVRLSSLFGQPLVLAFFPAAFTPVCTREMCTFRDRLSAFEALGARVVGISVDGPFALKAFAEQQGLNFLLLSDFNREAVRAFGIEDHGLLGGLLRGASKRAVFVLDARGVVMYRWVSEDPRVEPDYEAVQRVVEELGTRSTSG, via the coding sequence GTGGCCGAAGTTCGCGTGGGAGATCCGGCACCGGATGTGACACTCGTAAGCTGGGACCGACAGGCCGTGCGTCTAAGTTCCCTCTTCGGTCAACCCCTCGTGCTCGCCTTCTTCCCCGCGGCCTTCACTCCAGTGTGTACCCGGGAGATGTGCACCTTCCGGGATCGACTCTCCGCCTTTGAGGCCCTCGGCGCCCGGGTGGTGGGGATCAGCGTGGACGGTCCTTTTGCCCTCAAGGCCTTCGCGGAGCAGCAGGGGCTTAACTTTTTGCTCCTGAGCGACTTCAACCGGGAGGCGGTGCGCGCGTTCGGCATCGAGGACCACGGGCTCCTGGGGGGGCTGCTGCGCGGGGCCAGCAAGCGGGCGGTGTTCGTCCTGGACGCGCGGGGCGTGGTGATGTACCGGTGGGTCTCCGAGGATCCCCGGGTGGAGCCGGACTACGAGGCGGTGCAGAGGGTGGTGGAGGAGCTCGGGACGCGCAGCACCTCAGGCTGA